One Prodigiosinella aquatilis DNA window includes the following coding sequences:
- a CDS encoding tyrosine-type recombinase/integrase produces the protein MLTDSKIRSAKPLAKSYKLTDSQGLYLTISTSGSKLWYFRYRFGGKENRLAFGPYPQTTLAEAREKRDVQRNLLTSGINPSRRRKSNNTTVDESRTFQYIANAWHSSCLKLWSDAHADKILTCLKRYVFPTIGAMDITQIETRHLAQLVKVIDDKGVHDVARKVRQHLTKIMRHANAVQQGLIKYNPAYDLDGVVTPAVTQHHPALPLKRLPELLAKMESYKGRMLTRLALELNLHVFLRSSELRFARWDEFNLKANIWTVPAKREAVEGVRFSERGAKMKDEHLVPLSRQAVALLKQIQAISGESVFVFPGAHTLNKPMSENTINKALRVIGYDTKIEVCGHGFRTMACSALNESGRWSKDAIERQMSHKERNGVRAAYVHKAEHLEARIEMMQWWSDYLDECTEGYSASLGTGQRTQTRADLDPPYPDSQDNASD, from the coding sequence ATGTTAACTGACAGCAAAATCCGCTCAGCAAAACCTCTCGCAAAATCATACAAGCTCACCGACTCGCAAGGCCTGTACCTGACAATATCGACCAGCGGCTCTAAGCTATGGTACTTCCGCTATCGCTTTGGCGGTAAAGAAAATCGTCTTGCTTTTGGCCCCTATCCACAGACGACGCTGGCAGAAGCCCGTGAAAAGCGTGATGTGCAGCGTAATTTACTGACATCCGGTATTAATCCCTCTCGGCGTAGGAAGAGCAATAACACTACCGTTGATGAATCCCGCACCTTTCAATACATCGCCAACGCATGGCACTCCAGTTGCCTAAAGCTCTGGTCCGACGCACACGCCGATAAAATTCTCACCTGCCTGAAACGCTACGTTTTCCCCACTATTGGCGCGATGGATATCACTCAAATTGAAACCCGCCATCTGGCACAGTTAGTTAAGGTAATTGACGATAAAGGCGTGCATGACGTTGCCAGGAAGGTTCGCCAGCATCTGACGAAAATCATGCGCCATGCCAATGCCGTACAGCAAGGATTAATCAAATACAATCCGGCTTACGATTTGGACGGTGTCGTGACCCCGGCAGTGACCCAACATCACCCCGCCTTGCCGCTGAAACGCCTGCCTGAACTGCTGGCGAAGATGGAGAGCTACAAAGGCCGGATGCTGACCCGTCTGGCGCTGGAGCTGAATCTGCATGTTTTCCTGCGCTCCAGTGAGCTACGTTTTGCCCGCTGGGATGAATTCAACCTGAAAGCCAATATCTGGACGGTGCCTGCAAAGCGTGAAGCCGTAGAAGGCGTGAGGTTTTCAGAGCGTGGCGCAAAGATGAAGGATGAACATCTGGTGCCGCTGTCACGGCAGGCGGTCGCCCTGCTGAAACAGATTCAGGCGATTTCCGGTGAATCGGTCTTCGTTTTTCCGGGCGCACATACCCTGAACAAGCCGATGAGTGAGAACACCATTAACAAAGCGCTGCGCGTGATTGGCTATGACACCAAAATCGAGGTATGCGGCCACGGTTTCAGAACCATGGCCTGTAGCGCCCTGAACGAGTCCGGACGCTGGTCAAAGGATGCCATTGAGCGGCAGATGAGTCACAAAGAGCGCAACGGCGTGCGGGCGGCGTATGTGCATAAAGCGGAACATCTGGAAGCCAGAATCGAAATGATGCAATGGTGGTCGGATTATCTCGATGAATGCACTGAAGGGTACTCAGCCAGTTTGGGCACGGGACAGCGCACCCAAACCAGAGCTGATCTTGACCCACCATATCCTGACAGCCAGGATAATGCATCCGATTAG
- a CDS encoding MFS transporter, with translation MNQIVSLRFGLYQVIFGWMNFVLVIPAIYLLLGLPLIMREHGWSGTDIGFFQLAGLPAVFKFLLALPVQRFRAGKRHYSYWVVLLGLLLVVLLYLISDPGMLAHHIPLFLLSLAINLLSTWADIPLNALAVKLLPRSEQMRAGSIRSMATFVGAIVGSGLMLVIQGRWGWSAPFYMMASGLLLSLLLMLLLKEDKQNGELLPQSDKRPVMMDLVGYFRQPGAKFWIWLLMSSFPFIGAAWLYLKPMLLDLGVEAQNVAWIVGVGGGTIGALSSLLSGQFVRYLGVAKAIPTYLFYTLLTLIILTLTMLFKLSVIWIIASVFLVAIAMGAMSSLIFGLMMYFTRHKCRASDYGLQSSLFIATRLTFPICAGMILDAGGYVLMLTVLSLCVLLVFIFTLIFRVHIKYMMLHTHDGLI, from the coding sequence ATGAATCAGATAGTGTCATTACGGTTTGGACTGTATCAGGTAATTTTCGGTTGGATGAATTTTGTTTTAGTCATCCCAGCTATTTACCTTCTGCTTGGTTTACCGCTGATTATGCGGGAACATGGCTGGTCTGGCACCGATATAGGTTTTTTCCAACTGGCCGGACTACCGGCAGTATTCAAGTTCTTGCTGGCATTGCCGGTTCAACGTTTTAGGGCAGGAAAACGCCACTATAGCTATTGGGTAGTGCTGTTGGGGCTGCTACTTGTGGTCTTACTTTACCTGATTAGCGATCCGGGCATGTTGGCGCACCATATACCGTTATTTTTGTTGTCGCTAGCCATAAATCTCCTGTCAACCTGGGCGGATATTCCTCTGAATGCATTGGCGGTGAAACTACTTCCGCGTTCAGAACAGATGCGTGCCGGGAGCATCCGTTCAATGGCAACATTTGTAGGCGCAATTGTCGGCAGTGGTTTGATGTTAGTTATTCAAGGACGTTGGGGGTGGTCGGCGCCATTTTATATGATGGCCAGTGGCTTGTTACTTAGCTTGTTACTTATGTTGTTACTGAAAGAAGATAAGCAGAATGGTGAATTGTTGCCTCAGTCTGATAAACGACCGGTAATGATGGATTTGGTCGGTTATTTTCGACAACCGGGAGCTAAATTCTGGATCTGGTTGCTGATGAGTAGTTTCCCCTTTATTGGTGCAGCTTGGTTATATCTTAAACCCATGCTCCTAGATTTAGGCGTAGAGGCGCAAAACGTGGCCTGGATCGTTGGCGTCGGCGGTGGAACAATTGGTGCTCTTTCCAGTCTGTTAAGCGGGCAGTTTGTTCGATATTTAGGTGTGGCTAAAGCTATTCCTACGTATTTATTTTACACATTGCTGACGCTTATTATTTTAACATTAACGATGTTATTTAAGCTCAGTGTAATATGGATTATTGCCAGTGTTTTTTTAGTCGCTATAGCTATGGGGGCAATGTCTTCTCTTATATTTGGTTTAATGATGTATTTTACGCGACATAAGTGTCGGGCTTCAGATTATGGCTTGCAATCAAGCCTTTTTATCGCCACTCGACTGACATTTCCTATTTGTGCCGGAATGATACTGGATGCTGGTGGCTATGTTTTGATGCTGACGGTGCTTTCTCTTTGCGTATTACTGGTGTTTATTTTTACATTGATATTTAGAGTCCACATTAAATATATGATGCTGCATACGCACGATGGATTGATTTGA
- a CDS encoding methyltransferase — protein MNSNQESILQPYWDLALASVNADVLRVAIEMRLFRYLDKPTKAADIATRLGLDPVNTGYILDMLWSMGLLSRESDNPAYYVNQEVARKYFCSDAAQYLGDAFLFRLRGLRHFGSQLAEQIRSGLICNQAAGVHTTQENWAKAADLQIAQEQRAVTVDVAMALMRRIPEFQSGGRLLDLGGGPGLIAIAMLQACPAFSGEVFDFPETIAVAQNNINKAGLSERLQVRSGDLTVDSIGENFDLVWCSSVLHFVPDINDVLAKIWAALNPGGVFICAHAEVSPIAAEARKVLPYYLSMQMKRNHVPLKGQLSLAMTMTGFTQIEQYDDIEFPVAPVSVLVARKRAV, from the coding sequence ATGAATTCTAATCAGGAATCAATATTACAGCCGTATTGGGATCTGGCGCTGGCTAGTGTTAACGCCGATGTATTACGTGTGGCAATAGAGATGCGTTTATTTCGATATCTCGACAAACCGACAAAAGCCGCTGATATTGCAACGCGTTTAGGATTAGATCCTGTGAATACGGGTTATATTCTGGATATGCTCTGGAGTATGGGGTTACTGTCCCGCGAATCAGACAATCCTGCCTATTATGTTAATCAAGAGGTAGCGAGAAAGTATTTTTGCTCCGATGCAGCTCAGTATCTGGGAGACGCTTTTCTTTTTCGATTGAGAGGGTTACGCCATTTCGGCAGTCAGTTGGCAGAGCAGATCCGAAGCGGCCTGATTTGCAATCAAGCCGCTGGTGTTCACACTACGCAGGAAAATTGGGCAAAAGCCGCCGATTTACAGATCGCACAGGAACAGCGGGCCGTCACTGTGGATGTGGCAATGGCTCTGATGAGGCGTATTCCTGAGTTTCAGTCCGGTGGCCGGTTGCTGGATTTGGGCGGCGGACCGGGGTTGATTGCGATTGCCATGCTGCAAGCCTGCCCGGCATTTTCCGGCGAGGTGTTTGACTTTCCCGAAACGATAGCGGTAGCGCAAAATAATATTAATAAGGCCGGGTTAAGCGAACGTTTGCAGGTTAGAAGCGGTGATCTGACCGTTGACTCTATTGGCGAAAACTTCGATTTAGTCTGGTGCTCTTCCGTGCTGCATTTTGTCCCGGATATTAATGACGTACTGGCTAAAATATGGGCTGCGCTAAACCCCGGTGGCGTATTTATTTGTGCTCATGCAGAAGTGTCGCCAATCGCTGCCGAGGCAAGGAAGGTTCTTCCCTATTACCTGTCAATGCAGATGAAACGTAATCATGTTCCCCTGAAAGGTCAGCTGTCTTTGGCGATGACGATGACTGGTTTTACCCAGATTGAGCAATATGACGATATCGAGTTCCCTGTTGCGCCAGTCTCCGTTCTTGTTGCCAGAAAGAGGGCCGTATGA
- a CDS encoding TonB-dependent receptor: MENIIRKRIFYKVACLGLSGLICPLSYGDESVIIVTADKTEQRVEDVPGSLSAFSGDELERRKIEGLATLARKTPSFSFQSTGQSGLNPPVIRGLTSYATAFSSSMLMTVDGVPTLVNQGFENSLVGVERVEVLRGPQSALYGKNAEGGVLNIYTRQPDNAPRMRLDGELGSRNKHAVRLDAAHPLIDDTLYIGVTGQFREQDGFIHDRYNGDRADDRKSYDGRAVIRWTPGEKSDISLRYSHLNYRDGASLWGSVSAPRYRVSSGTPSWNRSEGETFSLDITHQFDSGISLRSITARTDYYDKLKQDTDFMPAERFFIQRDFHLSNLSQELRLSGEREEARWLIGLYADKTDNDLSFTNKTPLQVKTTRSTLEGSSLSLFGQWLQPITSKWSLTLGGRIEQDRSEIKPKDSSAKSQRWQQFSPKASLQYRWMPEQNLYLSYSEGFRAGGYDPFASTVNYPAYAPEKVRSYETGIKGLIAPLHLRYSVAAYYMQINDMQVQQYVAPGVTSITNAATAQSSGLEASLEYWLNEQWSIDGTIGLNRTRFKRYRDGDNDYDGNKNPYAPDLTWHIGVSYDADSWYANVSLDGVGSIYLDPANKYRRGSYQLLNMSASYPVNQNITLSAYVQNITNEHYDAVGFMNGNVTVYSPPRELGMRISYEF, translated from the coding sequence ATGGAAAATATAATAAGAAAACGCATTTTCTATAAAGTAGCTTGCCTGGGATTATCCGGTTTGATATGTCCGCTCAGTTATGGCGACGAGTCGGTGATTATCGTGACTGCCGATAAAACCGAGCAGCGAGTTGAGGATGTTCCGGGTAGTCTTTCCGCTTTCTCTGGCGATGAGCTGGAGCGTCGGAAGATTGAAGGTCTGGCAACGCTGGCGCGTAAAACTCCCAGCTTTAGTTTTCAAAGCACCGGCCAGTCCGGCTTGAACCCACCGGTAATACGCGGCCTGACCTCCTACGCCACCGCCTTTTCTTCCTCAATGCTGATGACGGTTGATGGCGTGCCGACTCTGGTAAATCAGGGGTTTGAAAATAGTCTGGTCGGCGTTGAACGGGTTGAAGTATTACGGGGACCCCAATCCGCGCTGTACGGAAAAAATGCTGAAGGCGGGGTGTTAAATATTTATACGCGCCAGCCGGATAACGCCCCCCGGATGCGCCTTGATGGTGAGCTGGGCAGCCGTAATAAGCACGCCGTACGGCTGGATGCCGCGCACCCTCTTATTGACGATACGCTTTATATCGGGGTTACCGGACAGTTTCGCGAACAGGATGGTTTTATCCACGATCGCTATAACGGTGATCGGGCCGACGACCGTAAAAGCTACGATGGCCGGGCGGTTATTCGCTGGACGCCCGGTGAAAAAAGCGATATTTCACTGCGCTATAGCCATCTGAATTATCGTGACGGCGCCTCACTGTGGGGCAGCGTCAGCGCACCGCGCTATCGGGTCAGCTCCGGCACGCCGAGCTGGAACCGTTCCGAAGGAGAGACTTTCTCGCTGGACATTACCCATCAGTTTGATTCCGGTATATCGTTGCGCTCAATTACCGCCAGAACTGATTATTATGACAAGCTTAAGCAGGATACGGATTTTATGCCTGCTGAGCGCTTTTTTATCCAGCGGGATTTTCATCTCAGTAACTTATCTCAGGAATTGAGGTTATCCGGCGAGCGGGAAGAGGCGAGATGGCTGATTGGCCTCTATGCCGATAAAACCGATAACGATTTATCGTTTACCAATAAAACGCCGTTACAAGTTAAAACAACCAGGTCCACGCTGGAGGGCAGTTCACTCTCGCTGTTTGGTCAGTGGCTACAGCCGATAACGTCTAAATGGTCCCTGACGCTGGGAGGGCGTATAGAGCAGGACCGGAGCGAAATTAAGCCGAAAGATTCATCGGCCAAAAGTCAGCGCTGGCAGCAATTCTCGCCGAAAGCGTCTCTCCAGTACCGCTGGATGCCGGAACAAAACCTGTATCTGAGCTATTCAGAAGGCTTTCGGGCAGGCGGTTATGATCCGTTTGCCTCGACGGTTAATTATCCCGCCTATGCGCCAGAAAAAGTGCGCTCTTACGAGACAGGCATTAAAGGCCTGATTGCGCCGCTTCATCTACGCTATTCCGTCGCCGCCTATTATATGCAAATTAATGATATGCAGGTGCAGCAATACGTTGCGCCGGGGGTTACGTCGATTACTAATGCCGCTACTGCACAATCCAGTGGACTTGAAGCATCCCTTGAATATTGGCTGAATGAACAGTGGAGCATTGATGGCACTATTGGTCTGAACAGGACCCGTTTTAAGCGCTATCGCGACGGTGATAATGATTATGACGGTAATAAAAACCCGTACGCGCCAGACCTGACCTGGCATATTGGCGTCAGCTATGACGCGGATAGCTGGTATGCCAATGTCTCTCTGGACGGCGTCGGGAGTATCTATCTTGACCCAGCAAATAAATATCGTCGAGGCAGCTATCAGTTATTAAATATGTCTGCAAGTTATCCAGTTAATCAAAATATTACCCTAAGTGCTTACGTCCAGAATATCACGAATGAGCATTATGATGCGGTCGGGTTTATGAATGGCAATGTGACTGTTTATAGCCCACCTCGGGAGTTAGGTATGAGGATAAGTTATGAATTCTAA
- a CDS encoding 4Fe-4S dicluster domain-containing protein encodes MNESIDVKLTINKFYIDENHPHIIIRESPDMATFSLLMKACPAGLYKQLEDGTIRFDYVGCLECGACRIIGGNSVLAKWVYPQEASGVHYRFG; translated from the coding sequence ATGAATGAAAGCATTGACGTCAAATTGACTATTAATAAGTTTTATATAGATGAAAACCACCCGCACATTATTATCCGTGAGTCTCCTGATATGGCTACGTTTAGTCTGCTGATGAAAGCCTGCCCTGCCGGTCTGTATAAGCAGTTGGAAGACGGAACGATCCGATTTGATTATGTTGGCTGTCTGGAGTGTGGGGCCTGCCGCATAATCGGCGGGAACTCGGTATTAGCCAAATGGGTCTATCCGCAGGAAGCGTCGGGGGTTCACTATCGCTTTGGTTAG
- a CDS encoding AraC family transcriptional regulator: MNMLLKKEYQLDYKSLRLNKGRSGQVRFQTLENLGECYSDHIELADDFNLIYLRYSPVCDLTIKESNNPHNSQVLVITLGLHGKSCYETTQTAPAVNFTAGYTTINAFHRSTGQRHYKSGETTAQLRLVIGEKLLHQYIGEKSANSLLGNGQLNQLLHQKTSHASLSHASILVRHINFHSAGVNKLILHTHSLCLLSELVGVILPQPKRSGQKLSQDEIQKLEQVQNIMQQQMEKPLTEEYLCTVVGMNKCKLREGFSYLFNTTPHNMLLEMRMRKAHLMLESGYQVAQTAWSVGYGHPNNFSIAFSKFFGYPPKFVYKKQ, translated from the coding sequence ATGAATATGTTATTGAAAAAAGAGTATCAGCTTGATTACAAAAGCCTTCGCCTGAATAAAGGAAGATCGGGTCAGGTTCGTTTTCAGACTCTTGAGAATTTGGGGGAATGCTATTCAGATCACATTGAGCTTGCTGACGATTTCAATCTGATCTATTTGCGCTATAGCCCGGTATGCGATCTGACCATCAAAGAATCAAATAACCCGCATAACAGCCAGGTCTTAGTGATAACATTAGGACTGCACGGTAAATCTTGCTATGAGACAACGCAGACCGCGCCAGCGGTTAACTTCACTGCCGGATATACGACTATTAATGCCTTCCATCGCAGTACCGGTCAGCGCCACTATAAATCAGGCGAAACGACGGCACAATTACGGCTGGTGATAGGAGAAAAATTGCTGCACCAGTATATCGGCGAAAAAAGCGCTAACTCACTGCTGGGTAATGGACAATTAAATCAACTGCTGCATCAAAAAACGTCACACGCCAGTCTGTCTCACGCCTCCATATTAGTACGTCATATCAATTTTCATTCAGCTGGTGTAAACAAATTAATATTGCATACCCATAGCCTTTGCCTTTTATCCGAACTGGTTGGCGTTATATTACCGCAGCCGAAGAGAAGCGGACAGAAACTATCACAGGACGAAATACAGAAGCTAGAGCAGGTGCAGAATATAATGCAACAGCAGATGGAAAAACCGTTAACCGAAGAGTATTTGTGTACCGTTGTCGGTATGAACAAATGTAAACTCAGAGAAGGATTTAGCTATTTATTTAATACCACGCCGCATAACATGTTGTTAGAAATGCGTATGCGCAAAGCGCATCTAATGCTCGAATCAGGGTATCAGGTTGCGCAAACCGCCTGGAGCGTAGGGTACGGTCATCCGAATAACTTTAGCATCGCATTCAGTAAATTTTTTGGTTATCCGCCAAAATTTGTTTATAAAAAACAATAA
- a CDS encoding MFS transporter — protein MPVSNSFTRFILTAILTFAMALPMLIFYAIGVLGPTLVADLTIDTGWLGILTMSTFGLASLLSLWAGTLVNNLGSRYSLALLFWSTLLAYALMALLPGFVGLVVALLFCGFAQALANPVTNLIIAESVEPRYKAGIVGIKQSGVQVSALFAGLCLPALALHFGWRGALFTLAPVALLLALLAPRLIVKQPVKNNRFSVVKPGKKLSLLMAIQLCVGVVLSSFITFLGVFASAQGASSVMIGYLIGLFGCMGIFSRIFLTPLGAKMRDESLLLLLLIGLSILVLLIAPLASSDRYWPLWLCAIGMGTTVVATNAIAMSMLLRDKQFGAPAPSAGLLSCGFFAGFTVGPPLFGWLQSTQYHFSAGWIMLLSVLTLGGFLCLRLYISNGKDKRIDHVEG, from the coding sequence ATGCCGGTTTCAAACAGTTTTACCCGTTTTATTCTTACGGCAATTCTGACGTTCGCAATGGCGCTGCCCATGCTGATTTTCTATGCGATTGGCGTTTTAGGCCCCACGCTGGTTGCGGACTTAACGATCGATACGGGATGGTTGGGAATATTAACGATGAGTACGTTCGGACTGGCATCGTTGCTTTCGCTATGGGCAGGAACGCTTGTTAATAACTTAGGCTCTCGCTATTCGCTGGCGCTGCTTTTCTGGTCCACCCTGTTGGCGTATGCCCTAATGGCGTTGTTGCCTGGTTTTGTTGGTCTGGTGGTCGCGCTGCTGTTCTGCGGGTTCGCTCAGGCACTGGCAAATCCGGTAACTAATTTGATTATCGCTGAGTCGGTTGAACCGCGTTACAAAGCGGGGATAGTGGGCATCAAACAGTCAGGTGTACAGGTTTCTGCTCTGTTTGCCGGACTGTGTCTACCCGCGCTGGCGTTACATTTTGGCTGGCGGGGCGCTTTATTCACTCTGGCACCTGTTGCTCTGCTACTGGCGCTACTGGCTCCTCGCCTGATCGTTAAACAACCCGTTAAGAACAACCGTTTTAGCGTAGTGAAACCCGGTAAAAAATTATCTTTACTCATGGCGATACAACTATGCGTCGGAGTGGTGTTGTCATCCTTTATTACCTTTCTTGGCGTTTTTGCCTCAGCGCAGGGGGCCTCGTCGGTCATGATCGGCTATCTAATTGGTTTATTTGGCTGCATGGGAATCTTTTCCCGGATATTTCTCACCCCGCTGGGGGCTAAAATGCGGGATGAATCTCTGTTACTGTTATTGCTGATTGGCCTCTCTATTTTAGTCTTACTGATTGCCCCGCTAGCATCATCTGACCGCTATTGGCCTCTATGGCTGTGCGCCATCGGTATGGGGACGACGGTCGTTGCAACAAATGCTATTGCGATGAGTATGCTGTTGCGCGATAAGCAATTCGGCGCGCCAGCGCCGTCGGCGGGTTTGCTGTCCTGCGGCTTTTTTGCCGGATTTACCGTCGGGCCACCGCTGTTTGGCTGGCTGCAAAGCACACAATATCACTTTAGCGCAGGCTGGATTATGTTGCTGTCCGTCCTAACGTTGGGGGGCTTCCTGTGTTTGAGACTATATATATCGAACGGAAAAGATAAAAGGATAGATCATGTCGAAGGATAA
- a CDS encoding class I adenylate-forming enzyme family protein, which translates to MNRSGIIDLVPTDVRRQWGADGSYLNQSVFSLFCQHANSQPDKPAVLSPQGYVTYKELLDLSLRLAASLRDAGIVEGDVVAYQLTNSWRSCAIDLSVAALGGIVAPFPPGRGKLDIQSLVRRCDARAVIVPFEYAGIDLCEVIESLRPTLLSLRILIVQGEKREGWLSLDEMFQFTAIEMERLPQVNPDSPVRLLVSSGTESEPKLVAYSHNALVGGRGKFLQHIYSDGASFCGLYLVPLGSSFGSTATFACLSWLGGSIIVLPQFDVAEAINAINDLRPTHIFAVPAMLQRIAADPRLQEIDKSSLRGLICGGAVIDEVIVRCCVEAFGCHFINLYGSADGVNCHNMPEEPQDVVFHSIGRPNPAVCSIKITNEQGEEVPQGEVGELKARGPMSPMQYVNAPELDSRYRDEEGWVCTGDLGYIDTNGYLVLAGRKKDIIIRGGVNISPVQIESLIIGHPDVVSVACVPVPVPVPDDDLGHRICACVTLREGAQRFSLKELTDYLRTQGLEVNKLPEYLRFYRHLPVTPAGKVDKKRLAAESASLS; encoded by the coding sequence ATGAATAGATCAGGCATTATTGACTTAGTTCCTACCGACGTGCGCCGTCAGTGGGGAGCTGACGGGTCATATCTTAATCAGTCGGTGTTTTCTCTGTTTTGTCAGCACGCTAACAGCCAGCCGGATAAACCGGCGGTGTTATCACCACAGGGTTACGTAACCTATAAGGAATTGCTGGATCTGTCGTTACGATTAGCGGCCTCTCTACGCGATGCCGGAATTGTAGAAGGCGATGTGGTGGCATACCAGCTTACTAATAGCTGGCGCAGCTGCGCTATCGATCTGTCCGTGGCGGCACTGGGCGGCATTGTAGCGCCTTTTCCGCCGGGTCGAGGAAAACTGGATATACAGTCGCTGGTGCGCCGCTGCGATGCTCGGGCGGTTATCGTGCCGTTTGAATATGCCGGGATTGATTTATGTGAAGTTATTGAGTCATTACGGCCTACGTTACTCTCTCTTCGAATACTTATTGTTCAGGGAGAAAAGCGTGAAGGCTGGTTAAGTCTTGATGAGATGTTTCAGTTTACGGCAATTGAGATGGAACGATTGCCGCAAGTTAACCCTGACTCCCCCGTCCGGCTATTGGTATCATCGGGAACCGAATCGGAGCCAAAGCTTGTCGCTTATTCGCATAATGCCTTAGTTGGCGGTCGAGGAAAGTTCCTACAGCACATCTATTCCGATGGAGCGAGCTTTTGCGGCTTGTATTTAGTCCCGCTGGGTTCATCTTTTGGATCAACCGCAACCTTTGCCTGTTTGTCATGGTTAGGCGGTTCGATCATTGTGTTACCGCAATTTGACGTGGCGGAGGCTATTAATGCGATAAATGATCTACGGCCAACCCATATTTTTGCCGTACCAGCTATGCTACAGCGCATTGCGGCCGATCCTCGTTTGCAGGAGATCGATAAATCGAGCTTGCGGGGATTAATTTGTGGGGGAGCGGTGATCGATGAAGTTATCGTTCGTTGCTGCGTGGAAGCATTTGGCTGTCACTTTATAAATTTATATGGCTCAGCGGACGGCGTGAACTGCCACAACATGCCGGAGGAGCCGCAGGATGTGGTTTTCCATAGCATCGGTCGGCCGAATCCTGCCGTTTGTTCAATCAAAATCACGAATGAACAGGGTGAGGAAGTACCGCAGGGCGAGGTCGGTGAACTCAAGGCGCGGGGGCCGATGAGTCCGATGCAGTACGTCAATGCGCCCGAACTGGATAGTCGATACCGAGATGAGGAGGGTTGGGTATGTACCGGCGATCTTGGCTATATCGATACTAATGGCTACCTGGTTTTAGCCGGGCGTAAAAAAGATATTATTATTCGCGGCGGCGTTAATATTAGTCCGGTGCAAATTGAATCGTTAATTATCGGTCATCCTGACGTTGTCAGCGTTGCTTGTGTGCCGGTGCCGGTGCCGGTGCCGGATGACGATCTCGGTCATAGAATTTGTGCTTGCGTTACGTTGCGTGAGGGTGCTCAGCGTTTTTCATTAAAGGAATTAACTGATTATTTACGCACGCAGGGTTTAGAAGTAAATAAATTGCCTGAATATCTGCGTTTTTATCGTCACCTGCCGGTAACTCCAGCTGGAAAAGTGGATAAAAAGCGTCTGGCTGCTGAATCCGCTTCCTTATCTTAG